ATAATTCCAGTTTTTCCAAATACTTTCATTTCTAGAGAACGAAACGATGAGAACTTTATCTTCCAATAAACTTGAGCAGCATTGTCATTTCTATGTCTCGTTAAAAGATTTCTAACAAAAAGTTTCACTGCAGAAAAAATCACAAGCCGTAAGGTATAAAATGGCCAGCGAAATCTATGGGCAGTTTACTAGTTGTCGTGAACTTTTGCCCGAAAGAATATCTATTGAAAAAGAACATTcacattaaatattagaaaataattattagaactgAGAATAGAAAGACGAATCAGCACAGTCGAGAACAGGAGgcgtttgtaataattttatttcctgaGAGGCTTAATATACTCAAAATCGTCTGAGAAAGTTTTGAAACTCCAGTTACCATATCCAGACTTTTCTGAGAAGAAATGGTGTTTCTCGACACGTTTCTTTCCTCATAAACCGGGTTTCACTACCCGTGGTGGTTGCATCGTAAATAGTGCGTTgtgtaacatttaaattttaaacaaattctaTCTTTTCATTAAAACTCTGACgatattcattaatttatttaaagtaactctatttaagaatttaaatcacaatttatttatatttactgattttgtattcgtttctctttactttttaataacattattttgtatcttttgtttgttttgtatccagtgaaagtttaatgttattaaactaatCTTCAATACGTTTCTCCTAAACTTTAATCTCTAAGTACCAATATCTGTTCATGTGAACCATCTtgctttacaataataataaaacaaaaattttatccCGAACAAAAGACGTTTTTCTTATATGAAAAAGATTATCCAAGAGAAGGaacaaaaaaacattgaataaagTCTTCATAtcaataatacttttttatttgaagCGATGCAGAGTCTTAATAAGATACTCCTTCTTTTTTAACTTCAAGAGCTGATTAGAGAGAATTCTTAAATTAGTGTTATGTAAAAAGTAGAAATTCAATTATCAAAATTGATATTTCACAACCATAAGTTAGATAAGTATTACTGATtagaaataaaacagtacatttcAATCTTACAGTATTCTGTATCTACATTATACtttaatacaacagaaatatACTGTAACAATTATAGAATTAATCAGTTATCCAAATTATATTGCCTTAGTTTCATATAACATCGAAATTTGCTTACTGATTCTGTTAaaagtgtaatttaatttttttaaattttaaattaacgaGGTATATTATGAGGTTAGAACTTTAACGAGACTTGCAGTGATTTCCTTACTGTGAAGAGAACTCTGATCCAATGAATTAATAAGTTATTAGTTTAGCTTTTCCGtcattacaattataatttttggGGATAAATTACACCTCAAGACGAACATCAACCTCTTATTAAACTTGTAATACGTATTGATTTAGCTGTAACAGGGCGAGGTGAAGGTAACAAGAGAGAGTAATTCTGATCAAAGAAGACTGTTTCAAGTCaaaatcatattataatatactaCAGGATTTATATGTTGAATAAAGAAAGATCCATGGTCTAAAACCATGGATAAACATAATTACATGAATACTTATTGCTTTTAAATGAGGACCAAAATTATAtctgaaaatgtatataaataattatattaattgactctgtttttgttctttgttaattgaattttaattatGTGAATAACAAATTTACTTTAATACATAGTTTGAGTTTTAAATATTAGATCAGAACTTGAAATTCAATTAACATGTGTATATTACATAACATAATTTATGTGACAACAACGGAACAATTGGTCCTTCatggctgtcccatcctctaaactaattgaatgtggtaaataaaatatagaaataaaactacGTCAAAACCGATCTTTGTCACTCACATAGTTATCAAAGTTTAACTGAAAATCACTCACATTTTCTACCTCCACAGAATCAAAAGGCCGACTATTTCTCCAGAAATATATatctgttttagctgaagatgactcctatcctatcaaaacttatatttatattccCTAGTATCATGATTCTCATAATTAAGTGTGAAGAAACGTGATACATCATCAATATAAATTCCATTAACAATCCTAAACACCTTAATCAGATCCCACTTTATGCCTTaatcagtgacctatacaatgaaaccatgacctctttagacttgtgttcagtatttatataaatacaacttaATACCCTATTTGCCTTACCACTGGTAACATTACTCTACTTGGATACCTTAAGATACACATCAACCACTACACCAATatccttttatttcataacactgttatatATTCAAATTTCATATAACAAAAAGATCAGTAATTACAGATTACAGTGCGTCGGACATCATTTCAAAGGTGTTTTAATGTTAGAACCAGTCTATCCACACGTTCAAAATAAGGGTACGTTTCATGTGGATAGTAAGTATAAAAAGTTGTACTTCAAGGACTGTAAACTCAAACACCAAATTTTGCTTGTTACTTATAAACTCCTTGCATATTAGTCCAAAGGACTGTGTAGGATGTACTACCAGAGAACTCATATAGCTGGGAAATTTGAGAACATGTAGTGCACGACATATCTTGATATATATCCTATCTACTATCAGTGTGTATATTAGTACAGTTAGTATAGTTGATTGTGAGAAGCTGTTACAGCTTTGGAAGATACTGATAATAGCTAACCACAGGCTTTAAATAAATAGATAGGTTTTAGTGGTTCCACATCGTATGAGACTATTTCTCGCGTGCTTAAAaccaaatgataaataaattattttatatttaagaatgatcatttgtgaatttgtaaaaaatattaaaatttcgaaaattgttctgtgttaataaataatgtttacatgaaAATTCATAGAAACAGTAACAACACCCAAATATCTTCTTAGATGTGAAACAACTATACTAATATTCTAATAATACGACATAAATACGACTTAGTGTTTCTGTATTAATTTTGTAAGTGAACACTTTGTGTTTCAATCGTCTGTTTTCCTACTTAACTTTTGAGAGAATTATGTACATACgtgatttaaaattacattttcatatatatatatgcaatctTCAGTTGGAATCACTGCGGAAAGTGCAATGTCTCACCATTTGTACATTTCGTTTATTGGTATAAATTCAATCGAAAAATGTAACTACTGTAAGAAGACATCAACTCTAAAACTTTCCTTCTCCATTGTGATTGAGCACGATGTTCTTTTGACACATCACGATTAATCTTATACTTTGTAATTAAAGCTACTgtattatttaaatgaataattatatttacaaagcattaaatttgttgtatatttagACATGAGACATTTTATTGTTCACAgtattcagtaaatattaaaatatagtgatATTCTTCAAGTtttagtgtctatattgttgtatATCTAGAATATCTAAGAGTGAAAAAAAgagattaaaacagaaaagttaaCTATTTTACTTCTAGCAGAATAAGTTGTTTAACCCCTCATGTGAATAACAACTGGAAAACTGTTCAAGTTCACAGGATCAATGTTAATTATTTCGCTTTATTCTGTATTTCAAGCAAGAAACGAAAGAAGAGTTATGCTTCGTTatcagtttattacaatattttacaaatacaaaaacagtgGTATGTAAACCAATTGaaagttgttaatatttattttatctaaatgaATGACAAATTAAGTACTTGTTACATACTGATGGAGACTTAGGAATAGGCGAAATCaaaattccataaatattttgaataatttcatcACATAAAtcagttactagttttattttcaattcgTACTTTAAGCGTTCAATACAGACAATCTATGATTCTAGTGCAAAACATGTAAACAAGAAATCTATGTTCCGAGctgtaaaatgtgtaaacaaGATAAGTTAACACTATtgcgttttaaaacaaataggcTGTTCTAGACTAATAAATATGATAAGTCAAATTGTATTTCGGTATATTATAATTCGAATGACTTTATATTTGGCTGTAATCCAACGCTGGCAACAAAGAGCACTGTGGTCGTTACTACAGGGGAACTGAGCAAGGTCCAGGTTCGATGTTTCATCctattgataaatataacaaaacagtcattcctttgtttgtttaaaacaaaatcactttcagctatcttctgtgtctaccgcgggaaatcgaacccaagatgttagtgttataaattcataaacttaTCACCATACCAACGGTGGACAAAACCAGTTTTGTCGTGATTTTGACTGGGTAAATGCGTTTCGCTTATActgaatttttactttaaaacctaTCAAATTGAAGAGCCCTCCGCttctacagcggtatgtctacggatttagaacgctcaAATTAGGTgctcgattccccttagtgggcttagcagatagctcgatgtggctttgctttaagaacaacacacacacacacacacacattaaagaCAGAGAAAAATTTCCTTACTCTGAGAAAATTCGTCCCTCATCTTGATCAGAATGAACAGCTGATAGAACTTCGTTGTTACGTTTTTCACTGCCCAAAACCAACaactgaaatttcaaaaaaataacaaaaaacaataggGACATGAGAAAAATGGAATGGTCTTCACAACATAGTAACTTGAGGTAAGTTACTTCAGTTTCAATCATCTCTTCTTTACTTTATTAGGTTTCATAGGTAGAATGTATAATcgttaaaaaacaacttcaaaacatGAACATTATTTACTGTTCACTATTGAATACATTActaagtataaaaatgtttaaatattcacaGTAAAACCAACTTACTGAATTTAAGAGTTAACAAAAATAAGCTAAATATGTAAATACGACAGTTACAAATAAATACGctttttctttataacaaaggCTTTACAATTACAAATTAAATGGAGACATCGGTTAATCTTGTAATGCTCAcagttacaaataaatacatttttgataaaataaaggcTGCCgtgtatgaaatattaaataggCTGTGCATGGCATCAGATTTAATTGAAGAAGTCAAAGTAATAGCTTACTAATAGATTCACGAACATTTATGGTACAATTAAATTCTATGCCTACCTTTGCAGAATGACCAAGTTccttatgtaataaaatatctttattaattttgtcaGCTGGAAGTCTGAGGTTATATGCAGTTTTCTCCTGATTCAAAAACTCAAACTCTTTTGTGGTTCTTTGATTCTCTAAAGTGTATCTCGTGAGGTCATGATAATTTACAACTTTTCTTCGATTTTCAAAGTTTCTACTGTTAACAATCctactgttttttacaattatctCCCGAGGTTCGTTTGTCTCAAACGTTCTCCGATTTACATTAACTATCATTTCAGGATAACACATGTTTCTTGATCTCCGACTTTCCAAAGCTCTAATTTCCGAACAATATCTTTGAATGTTATCATATTTTTCGACACGAAGTCTTCCAAAGCCCttactatattttagttttcttatttctacagcTCTAACTTGAGAGCCATACTTCCGGTTTGTTCTCCGGCTTTCCCGAATCATAGATACCGGATTATCTCTTTTACCACTAACTCGATATTTCAAATTTCTCCATCGCGTTTGTGTTATTTCTCCAAGCTCCAAAACTCTTGTTGTCCTTGCACTTTTCCCTCGATTTTCAAGACGTCGAATGTTAATTCTACTTGATTTGTACAATATGTAACTTTTCACAACTGTGCTTTCTGAGTGACgaatatctgatagtgacgtaaTTTCCAGAGAGCTGGTATCAACATGGTGTCTATAATTTGTTCTCTTTTGTTCCGAATCCCATCTTTCTGTAGCTCTTATATTTTTCAAAGTCTTGGTTTCATACATTCCTCTGTCTGCCTTTCTTGTGATTTTAAGAGACCTGATCTTATAATATTTCAGAGATCTTTGTCTCACTTCTGGTTTGTTTTGAGAACTGCGCTTTAGCTCTCTTCTCTGTTGTTTCAAATATCGTCTTTGTGAAAGTTGATGTTGCTCCAAAACCATGATTTCATATTCGGTTGTTTCTGCGTTGAGCCTTTCATATCTAAGTAATTTGTAATAGCCTCCTTCGTTTAGAGAAATAGTTTCAGAATATCTCCCACTTGTCCTTGTAAACGGTTGTAACGTTCTATATTGTGAGTTACTTCTATCACTTCGTCGGTGTTTTGACGTTTCACTGTtcgtattttttacattttttagatCTCTTGTCTTGGAGTTATCCCTTagaattactttttgtttattcagAAGACACCTACGATGTAAATTTCGTCTTATGTTTGAAATGACGTATTTAAAAGTTTTCAGAATTGAGTTATGCCCTTCATTTATTCTGTGGATTTCTAAAGACCTAGTTTGAGTGTTTCGTATTTTGATTCTAGCTTGTAGTTCATTTGCATGTTGTAGTGAATCATGCATCTTTTTGATTCTTTGGTTTTCCCCACCTCTAACTTGAGAAACACGTATCCCATTTGTCCTACTGTAACCTAATACTTGCTTTTCTGAACCATTCcttttgtttcttcttatagaTTCCACAGTCCTAGTCTCAGTCTCGAATCTTTCAAGTGGTTGTCGACGTTCCCCCCGTTTCTCTTTCTGAAACCCCAAGAACGTTTCTTCTTTGAATTTTCGAAGTTCTAATCTGTAAAACACGCCTATCATTTAACCTACTGGCGTCGAAATTATGTCTTTCAGTAACGCGaatcttatttattttcaaagctTCTAAATTATCCTTTTGATAATCGCGTTCTTCAAGTGTTTTTAGGTATTCCCCTGCTTGTCTGTCCACAATAAGTCTCTCGCTGCTTCTTCGGTTTTCCATGGTTCTACTTCGAGAAGCACGTCTGTCATTTGACGGGCTTAATTCCGTTATTTGCCCTACAGAATCGTAGATCCTATTTGTTCTTAAGTTTTCGGAACTTCTAGTTTGAAATTCGCATCTTAGGAATGTTCTGTGATGTCCCTTAATTTCTCTTTCAGGAACATTTAGGTCGCGTTTTCTTTCGTCTGCCGAAGATCTAATTTGGAAAACACGTCTTTCATTTAACCTACTGAATTCTAATGTTAGCCTTTCAGAACCATGAATGTTGTTTGCTCTCATGTTTCGTAAAGTTCTTGTTTCAGTCTCACGTCTCTCGAGTGTTTTACGCCGTTCTGCTGTTTGTCTCTGCATAATACGCCTCTCATTTGTTCTTCGATATTCCATAGTTCTGCTATGAGAAATACGTCTGTAACTTGAACGAGTGATTCCCGATGTTTCCCCTTCTGAGTCATGCAtcttgtttgttttcatgtttcttaTATTCGTAGCTTCAGATCCGCGTCTGTCGAGTGTTCTGTGGTGTTCTTCAGTGTGTCTTTCAGAAATGCTTAGTTTGTTATTTCTTTGGTCTTCTGAAGTTATAGTTTGAGAAACACGTCTCTTATTTGACCTAATGAATTCTAGCTTATTCATTTCAGACTCATCCATcgttttttcttctaatattttcTACAGTCGTAGTTTCATGTTCTCGTCTTTCAAATGTTCTGTGATGTTCACCTGTTTGTGTCTCCAGaacacgttttttgtttgttctccGGCTGTTCAACCTTCTACTTTGAGAAACACGTCTATCATTTGATCTAATGCTATTCAATGTCTGCCTGCCAGAGTCAGACGTTTTGGTTCTTCTAAGGTTCTTGAAAGTCTCAGTTTGAAAGTCGTGGTTTTCGTTTGATGTGTCCTGATACAATGTTTGCGTCTGAAAATCATTTATTTCCGTTTCTTTCCACTGTCCACTATTAAAATTCCTCCTGTCCATTATTTTTCTGTCTCTCAGAAACAAGTCTTCAGATAATTTTCTTCGATTTTCTAAATTTCCACTTTCAGCATTATATTGCTGTTGCGTTCTTCGGTTTTCTACGACTGTATTAACAGCACGTCGGTTTCCTAAAGCTCTAGTTTCTTGCACACTTCTTATGTAATTCgatttgttttccatattttttctatataattgaTTGCTATTAGAAAATTCAGAATCATTAATAGCTGTGTGTTTAGAGTTACGTCTGCTAATTATTCTTTGACTTTCCAAAATTttcctttcattatttttctcAGTATTCCTACGATTTTGAGAATTTCCTGTTTCACACGTGGAAGTTCCTACGTTTGGTAATAATTTACTTCTACAGCCAAGTCTTCCAATCCTTCCATAGTAAATCAACATTCTCTTTTCTGAATATCTTTGCTCAGGCTTCTTATTGGATTCGTGGGATATTTGATTTCCTTCATTTTCATCAAGTTTTGGAACTCTTACTTGTCTTCTTTGTCCTAAACTTGAAATATAACCATATTCTCGCAGTTGGTTTGGAATTCTTTTATCTCCTGCTGAGTTGGATCTGTCATCAAGTTGTTTTTTGTAGTAATTTGATCGATAATCAGAATTTTATATCTGACCAACGTTTCGTCTTCTTTCTGAAGTTTAGTTGGATAAGACTCTCGTAGAGCAGTTTGATCACATTTTACGTCACACCCGTTCAAATGCCAAATGATAATGCATGATAGAATTACAATCCCAA
This sequence is a window from Tachypleus tridentatus isolate NWPU-2018 chromosome 5, ASM421037v1, whole genome shotgun sequence. Protein-coding genes within it:
- the LOC143250457 gene encoding uncharacterized protein LOC143250457, whose amino-acid sequence is MIGVFYRLELRKFKEETFLGFQKEKRGERRQPLERFETETRTVESIRRNKRNGSEKQVLGYSRTNGIRVSQVRGGENQRIKKMHDSLQHANELQARIKIRNTQTRSLEIHRINEGHNSILKTFKYVISNIRRNLHRRCLLNKQKVILRDNSKTRDLKNVKNTNSETSKHRRSDRSNSQYRTLQPFTRTSGRYSETISLNEGGYYKLLRYERLNAETTEYEIMVLEQHQLSQRRYLKQQRRELKRSSQNKPEVRQRSLKYYKIRSLKITRKADRGMYETKTLKNIRATERWDSEQKRTNYRHHVDTSSLEITSLSDIRHSESTVVKSYILYKSSRINIRRLENRGKSARTTRVLELGEITQTRWRNLKYRVSGKRDNPVSMIRESRRTNRKYGSQVRAVEIRKLKYSKGFGRLRVEKYDNIQRYCSEIRALESRRSRNMCYPEMIVNVNRRTFETNEPREIIVKNSRIVNSRNFENRRKVVNYHDLTRYTLENQRTTKEFEFLNQEKTAYNLRLPADKINKDILLHKELGHSAKLLVLGSEKRNNEVLSAVHSDQDEGRIFSEMKHRTWTLLSSPVVTTTVLFVASVGLQPNIKSFEL